One genomic segment of Pyruvatibacter mobilis includes these proteins:
- a CDS encoding NADH-quinone oxidoreductase subunit A — protein MPELLAEYLPIVVFLGISIVLVTAFLVAPMIVAPSNPDPEKLSAYECGFNAFDDARMKFDVRFYLVAILFIIFDLEVAFLFPWAISLGETGMFGFWSMMVFLGILTIGFVYEWKKGALEWE, from the coding sequence ATGCCTGAGCTTCTTGCAGAATATCTCCCGATCGTCGTTTTCCTTGGCATCTCGATTGTCCTGGTGACCGCGTTCCTGGTGGCGCCGATGATCGTCGCCCCGTCCAACCCGGACCCGGAAAAGCTGTCGGCCTACGAATGCGGCTTCAACGCCTTCGACGACGCGCGCATGAAGTTCGATGTGCGGTTCTACCTGGTGGCGATCCTCTTCATCATCTTCGACCTCGAAGTGGCCTTCCTGTTCCCCTGGGCTATTTCCCTGGGTGAAACGGGCATGTTCGGGTTCTGGTCGATGATGGTGTTCCTGGGCATCCTCACCATCGGCTTTGTCTATGAGTGGAAGAAGGGCGCGCTCGAATGGGAGTAG